Within Candidatus Stygibacter australis, the genomic segment ATAGGAGTTCTGTAATATCTCAGGCATTTCAATATATTGAATATTCTCCGGCAGGTTCAGGGCAGCAAACACAGCCTGCATTAATTCTGTCCAGGTATGGGCAATTCCTGTGCCCACATTAAAAATACCATTTACATTTTCATGTGTTTTCAGCCAGTAGATAACGTCCACAATATCCTTTACATAGATGAAATCACGCATCTGCCCACCGTCTGTAAAATCAGGATGGTTTGATCTGAAAAGCTTCACTTTGCCGGTTTCTTTGATCTGATAATATGCTTTATAAACCATGGATTTCATTGCTCCCTTATGATATTCATTAGGACCGAAGACATTAAAAAATTTAAGTCCGCAAATCTTATCCTGCTGCTCATTTTGCAGCACCCATCTATCCATTAGCAGTTTTGACCAGCCGTACTTATTTAAAGGACGCAATAGATCACTCATCTCATCCGCATCAGAATAACCCTGCCCTCCAGCTCCATAGGTGGCTGCTGAACTGGCATAGATAAACCTGATATTTCTCTGGATTGCAAATTCTGCCAATCTTCTGGAATAGATAAAATTATTTTTATAGAGGTAATCTGCATCCGCTTCAGTTGTCAATGAGCAGGCACCCAAATGGAAAATAGCTTCGATATCTCTAAAATGATGTAATCTTTTAAAAAAACTCTCTTTATGGATATATTCTACAAACTTCAGATTCAGCAGGTTTTTCCACTTTTCTTCACTACCCAGATTATCGACTATTATTATATCTTCATAACCTTCATCATTGAGTTTTTTTACCAGTGCACTGCCAATAAATCCCGCTCCACCTGTTACTATTATCATCTTTACTCCTGTCCAGTATATTTCGTATCAACTAATTATTTTGCAGGGGATGTCTGTAAAGAAAATTTTAATTTAAGGGTGATTCTTCGCTAATCCAGAAACTCTGCCGGTTGCCATTTTCTATCAGCTTTTCAATCCAGTCCAGGATCTGGTCATTGGAATATTTTCGGCTGCCATCGGGATTTCTCTGCTGTTGCTGTATATGTGCCAGCATAGAGTATTCTTTTGTTAAAGAGGTATAAAATACTCCCTGATCATCAGTATTAACACTTACATTTAACCTTTTTACACCTGCTTCAACTTCATCAATAGGGAAAAGTTTAAAAATTGGT encodes:
- the rfaD gene encoding ADP-glyceromanno-heptose 6-epimerase encodes the protein MIIVTGGAGFIGSALVKKLNDEGYEDIIIVDNLGSEEKWKNLLNLKFVEYIHKESFFKRLHHFRDIEAIFHLGACSLTTEADADYLYKNNFIYSRRLAEFAIQRNIRFIYASSAATYGAGGQGYSDADEMSDLLRPLNKYGWSKLLMDRWVLQNEQQDKICGLKFFNVFGPNEYHKGAMKSMVYKAYYQIKETGKVKLFRSNHPDFTDGGQMRDFIYVKDIVDVIYWLKTHENVNGIFNVGTGIAHTWTELMQAVFAALNLPENIQYIEMPEILQNSYQNYTCAVMDKLQEAGYPMNFLSLDDSVLDYVVNYLSREFPYL